In Gammaproteobacteria bacterium, a genomic segment contains:
- the rtcA gene encoding RNA 3'-terminal phosphate cyclase, whose translation MLQIDGSKGEGGGQILRSSLSMAMVTGSDVHIKNIRAGRSKPGLMRQHLACVKAAQQICNAQVSGAEVGSTEITFKPGAITAGEYEFVVGTAGSTLLIFQTVLPALVLADGESRVKFEGGTHNMFAPSFDFAQLAFVPVLRHMGFDVELQLDRHGFYPQGGGRWQAVIKPLSHSKALDLCQAGALKAKQAVATSVNIPAHVAERELAEVAKCCGWEQQDLRADWVSCLGSGNVLSLRLQHEHCAEVVEYCGKIGVSAEQVAKRAVKALRRYQQSPAAVGEHLADQLLLPMVIACGGVFRTLKPSLHTLTNVDVIHRFTEKRFELVELEKDCWEVQL comes from the coding sequence ATGTTACAAATTGACGGTTCAAAAGGCGAAGGCGGCGGCCAGATCTTGCGTAGCAGCTTGAGCATGGCCATGGTGACCGGCTCGGATGTGCATATAAAAAACATTCGCGCGGGACGTTCCAAGCCCGGCTTAATGCGTCAGCACTTGGCCTGCGTTAAAGCGGCGCAGCAAATCTGCAATGCCCAAGTGAGCGGTGCCGAGGTGGGTTCCACGGAAATCACTTTCAAGCCCGGAGCCATTACCGCCGGCGAGTATGAATTTGTGGTGGGTACCGCCGGTAGCACCTTGTTGATTTTCCAAACTGTGTTGCCTGCTTTAGTGCTCGCAGATGGTGAGTCCCGAGTGAAATTTGAAGGCGGCACGCACAATATGTTTGCCCCCAGCTTTGACTTTGCGCAACTGGCTTTTGTGCCCGTATTACGCCATATGGGTTTTGACGTGGAGTTGCAATTGGATCGCCACGGATTTTATCCGCAAGGGGGCGGTCGTTGGCAGGCGGTTATAAAACCCTTAAGCCACAGCAAGGCATTGGACTTGTGCCAAGCAGGCGCACTGAAAGCCAAACAAGCCGTGGCCACCAGTGTCAATATCCCCGCTCATGTGGCGGAGCGAGAGTTGGCCGAAGTCGCCAAATGTTGTGGCTGGGAGCAGCAAGACCTACGTGCTGATTGGGTTTCGTGTTTGGGCAGTGGCAATGTGTTGTCCTTACGCTTGCAGCATGAGCATTGCGCCGAGGTGGTGGAGTATTGCGGCAAAATCGGTGTGAGCGCAGAGCAGGTGGCCAAGCGAGCCGTGAAAGCTTTGCGGCGTTACCAGCAGTCGCCGGCGGCAGTGGGAGAACATTTGGCGGATCAATTGTTGTTGCCCATGGTGATTGCTTGCGGCGGCGTGTTTCGCACACTCAAGCCCAGCTTGCATACCCTCACCAATGTGGACGTGATTCACCGCTTTACGGAGAAACGGTTTGAATTGGTGGAATTGGAAAAGGACTGCTGGGAAGTCCAGCTGTAA